A genomic window from Nocardioides sp. BP30 includes:
- the mshB gene encoding N-acetyl-1-D-myo-inositol-2-amino-2-deoxy-alpha-D-glucopyranoside deacetylase codes for MTEPAAEPAQRLLLVHAHPDDESIGQGATMAKYLAEGRGVTLVTCTAGEMGEILVPELEHLGADQEDRLGEHRRGEIAEAMKALAAPDGRGIDHRWLGGFGRYRDSGMQWHADGYAIPADTIHDNAFWRADLTEASQHLVQIIREVRPQVLVTYDQFGNYGHPDHIQAHRVAMYAAQLAAVPSYRKDLGEAWEISKIYWSAISEERMREGLRKMKEAGEEIDFFGGDPDGDLPMTTPDVDIACEVDAVDHVEQKLAALRAYPTQISVDGPFFALSNNVGAQAWGFEAFRIAKGALGPVDENGHETDLFAGL; via the coding sequence GTGACCGAGCCTGCCGCCGAGCCCGCCCAGCGCCTCCTCCTCGTCCATGCCCATCCCGACGACGAGTCGATCGGTCAGGGCGCCACCATGGCCAAGTACCTCGCCGAGGGTCGCGGGGTGACCCTGGTGACCTGCACGGCCGGCGAGATGGGGGAGATCCTGGTCCCGGAGCTGGAGCACCTGGGCGCCGACCAGGAGGACCGCCTGGGGGAGCACCGGCGGGGCGAGATCGCCGAGGCGATGAAGGCGCTGGCCGCCCCCGACGGCCGCGGGATCGACCACCGCTGGCTCGGTGGCTTCGGTCGCTACCGCGACTCCGGCATGCAGTGGCACGCGGACGGCTACGCCATCCCCGCCGACACCATCCACGACAACGCGTTCTGGCGCGCCGACCTCACCGAGGCCTCCCAGCACCTGGTGCAGATCATCCGCGAGGTGCGCCCGCAGGTGCTGGTGACCTACGACCAGTTCGGCAACTACGGTCACCCCGACCACATCCAGGCGCACCGGGTCGCGATGTACGCCGCGCAGCTCGCCGCGGTCCCGTCGTACCGCAAGGATCTGGGGGAGGCGTGGGAGATCAGCAAGATCTACTGGTCGGCGATCTCCGAGGAGCGGATGCGCGAGGGTCTGCGGAAGATGAAGGAGGCCGGGGAGGAGATCGACTTCTTCGGCGGCGACCCGGACGGCGACCTGCCGATGACGACGCCCGACGTCGACATCGCCTGCGAGGTCGACGCGGTCGACCACGTCGAGCAGAAGCTGGCCGCGCTGCGGGCCTACCCGACCCAGATCAGCGTCGACGGCCCCTTCTTCGCGCTCTCCAACAACGTCGGTGCGCAGGCGTGGGGCTTCGAGGCCTTCCGGATCGCGAAGGGCGCGCTCGGCCCCGTCGACGAGAACGGTCACGAGACCGACCTCTTCGCCGGGCTCTGA
- a CDS encoding GNAT family N-acetyltransferase, whose product MTLRPDAGEAAETGPIDIALADIVSGKPVPPRPSHLTRVSARDAELRGLGVVPGLETAELGGWLLRTDPAPVGRLLKRANSCLAMGSPGLPFPEATERLLAFYAARDREPMAQVEQGSEVEAAFLAAGWRPLGRGDASFQATALARLHRLLAPGGGACAELVEAPHGHARGARAEIRDDHGTRIAAGSAVLDRDWLGLHGLSVDADHRRRGLATALVADLVEWGAEQGARTVWLHVETDNVTARAMYEKLGFREHHAVRYLVPA is encoded by the coding sequence ATGACGCTGCGCCCGGACGCCGGGGAGGCCGCCGAGACCGGACCGATCGACATCGCCCTGGCCGACATCGTCTCCGGCAAGCCCGTGCCGCCGAGGCCCTCGCACCTGACCCGGGTCTCGGCGCGCGACGCCGAGCTGCGCGGGCTCGGCGTGGTGCCCGGCCTGGAGACCGCCGAGCTCGGCGGCTGGCTCCTGCGCACCGATCCGGCACCCGTGGGGCGGTTGCTGAAGCGGGCCAACTCCTGCCTGGCGATGGGATCCCCGGGGCTCCCCTTCCCCGAGGCGACCGAGCGGCTGCTGGCGTTCTATGCGGCTCGCGACCGGGAGCCGATGGCCCAGGTCGAGCAGGGCTCCGAGGTGGAGGCGGCCTTCCTCGCCGCCGGCTGGCGGCCGCTCGGGCGAGGAGACGCGTCGTTCCAGGCCACGGCGCTCGCGCGACTCCACCGGCTGCTGGCCCCGGGGGGCGGAGCCTGTGCCGAGCTTGTCGAGGCGCCCCACGGACACGCTCGGGGTGCCCGCGCGGAGATCCGGGACGATCACGGGACGCGGATCGCCGCCGGCTCCGCCGTACTGGATCGGGACTGGCTGGGGCTGCACGGTCTGTCGGTGGACGCCGACCACCGTCGACGCGGTCTCGCCACGGCGTTGGTGGCCGACCTGGTCGAGTGGGGCGCGGAGCAGGGGGCGCGCACGGTGTGGCTGCACGTCGAGACCGACAACGTCACGGCGCGGGCGATGTACGAGAAGCTGGGGTTCCGCGAGCACCACGCCGTGCGCTATCTCGTACCAGCCTGA
- the dapD gene encoding 2,3,4,5-tetrahydropyridine-2,6-dicarboxylate N-succinyltransferase, whose product MTRTAWGFGLTTYAADDSTVLDVWFPSPALGEAPTDAPVPDELATLSGTDELRQVTRTVELVSIDLDAAPATTQDVWLRLHLLSHRLVAPHGQSLDGIFGLLTNVVWTSAGPCAVEGFELTRARLKAAGQHVTVHGVDKFPRMVDYVIPSGVRIADADRVRLGAHLAAGTTVMHEGFVNFNAGTLGTSMVEGRISGGVVVGDGSDIGGGASIMGTLSGGGKQVISIGERCLLGANSGIGISLGDDCVVEAGAYITFGTKVTLPDGTVVKASELSGASNVLFRRNSTTGTVEAVPWKGEGIALNAALHAN is encoded by the coding sequence GTGACGAGAACCGCCTGGGGCTTCGGCCTGACGACGTACGCCGCCGACGACTCGACCGTGCTGGACGTGTGGTTCCCGAGCCCGGCGCTCGGAGAGGCCCCGACGGACGCTCCGGTTCCCGACGAGCTGGCCACGCTGTCGGGCACCGACGAGCTGCGCCAGGTGACCCGCACGGTCGAGCTGGTCAGCATCGACCTCGACGCCGCGCCCGCCACCACCCAGGACGTCTGGCTGCGGCTGCACCTGCTCTCCCACCGGCTCGTCGCGCCGCACGGGCAGAGCCTGGACGGCATCTTCGGCCTGCTCACCAACGTGGTGTGGACCAGCGCCGGGCCGTGCGCGGTGGAGGGCTTCGAGCTCACTCGCGCCCGGTTGAAGGCGGCCGGCCAGCACGTCACGGTCCACGGCGTCGACAAGTTCCCGCGGATGGTCGACTACGTGATCCCCAGCGGCGTCCGCATCGCCGATGCCGACCGCGTCCGCCTCGGCGCCCACCTCGCGGCCGGCACGACCGTGATGCACGAGGGCTTCGTCAACTTCAATGCCGGCACGCTCGGCACCTCGATGGTCGAGGGCCGCATCTCCGGCGGCGTCGTGGTCGGCGACGGCTCCGACATCGGTGGCGGTGCCTCGATCATGGGCACCCTGTCCGGCGGCGGCAAGCAGGTGATCTCGATCGGCGAGCGCTGCCTCCTGGGTGCCAACTCCGGCATCGGCATCTCGCTCGGGGACGACTGCGTGGTCGAGGCGGGTGCCTACATCACCTTCGGCACCAAGGTCACCCTGCCGGACGGCACCGTCGTCAAGGCGAGCGAGCTCTCGGGCGCCAGCAACGTGCTGTTCCGGCGCAACTCGACCACCGGCACGGTCGAGGCGGTGCCGTGGAAGGGCGAGGGCATCGCCCTCAATGCCGCGCTCCACGCCAACTAG
- a CDS encoding TetR/AcrR family transcriptional regulator — protein sequence MSRRAELLDQVTDHVLDHGLIGLTLRPVAAAIGTSDRMLLYHFRSRDELVAAVVARASDRGVSSVDALPGVDGVRAGVNRLWQSFLSEPMHGFLDVYCQAAATGLIGREPYLSVVRDANDRWADALERYLVRCGAPPDRVARVVTLVDSSLFGFHLDLATDKPDELIRGVDDLAVAAAALAAAS from the coding sequence ATGTCACGACGGGCGGAGCTCCTGGACCAGGTCACCGACCACGTCCTCGACCACGGCCTCATCGGGTTGACCCTGCGCCCGGTCGCCGCGGCCATCGGGACCAGCGACCGGATGCTGCTCTACCACTTCCGCAGCCGTGACGAGCTCGTCGCGGCGGTGGTGGCGCGGGCGTCCGACCGCGGCGTGTCGTCGGTCGACGCCCTCCCCGGCGTGGACGGTGTGCGCGCCGGCGTCAACCGGCTGTGGCAGTCGTTCCTCAGCGAGCCGATGCACGGGTTCCTCGACGTGTACTGCCAGGCGGCGGCGACCGGCCTCATCGGACGCGAGCCCTACCTGTCGGTGGTGCGTGACGCCAACGATCGGTGGGCGGACGCGCTGGAGCGCTACCTGGTGCGCTGCGGTGCGCCGCCGGACCGGGTCGCGCGGGTGGTCACGCTGGTCGACTCCTCGCTCTTCGGCTTCCACCTCGACCTCGCGACCGACAAGCCCGACGAGCTGATCCGCGGCGTGGACGACCTCGCGGTCGCCGCCGCCGCACTGGCGGCTGCCTCGTGA
- a CDS encoding YoaK family protein: protein MSIRQRLVAVPGERMHLWLMLVLTFTTGINDAVGYLGLDKVFTGNMTGNVVVLGMAVVGGSGLPILGPALALIGFMAGAAIAGRLLRHGSRSWHGLTTAVFAAVAVLMLVLGGVLLLVGDDPSHPAGVTVTTTAAFAMGLQAAAARLIAVKDVTTVVVTSTITGLAADLGSGRSAGAARRASAVVAIIAGAATGAALLKWHLGAGLILAGVVIALATWAGDLHDRGRARELRA from the coding sequence GTGAGCATCCGGCAGCGGCTGGTCGCCGTACCGGGCGAGCGGATGCACCTGTGGCTGATGCTCGTCCTGACGTTCACCACCGGCATCAACGACGCCGTGGGCTACCTGGGCCTGGACAAGGTGTTCACCGGCAACATGACCGGCAACGTCGTGGTCCTGGGCATGGCCGTGGTCGGCGGCTCCGGGCTGCCCATCCTGGGCCCGGCACTCGCCCTGATCGGCTTCATGGCCGGAGCGGCGATCGCCGGCCGGCTGCTGCGTCACGGCTCCCGCAGCTGGCACGGTCTGACCACGGCGGTGTTCGCCGCCGTGGCGGTCCTGATGCTCGTGCTGGGCGGCGTGCTGCTCCTGGTCGGCGACGACCCGTCCCACCCGGCGGGCGTCACCGTCACCACCACGGCCGCCTTCGCGATGGGGCTGCAGGCGGCGGCCGCGCGGCTGATCGCCGTCAAGGACGTCACCACGGTCGTGGTCACCTCGACGATCACCGGCCTGGCCGCCGACCTCGGCAGCGGCAGGAGCGCCGGAGCCGCACGCCGGGCGAGCGCGGTGGTGGCCATCATCGCCGGCGCCGCCACCGGCGCGGCGCTGCTGAAGTGGCACCTGGGTGCGGGACTGATCCTGGCCGGTGTCGTGATCGCGCTGGCCACCTGGGCGGGCGATCTGCACGACCGCGGCCGGGCGCGCGAACTCCGGGCCTGA
- the dapC gene encoding succinyldiaminopimelate transaminase, which produces MTEVRAPHQAQESPLRATTAVSGRLPDYPWDKLTAYAAKARQHPGGVVDLSVGTPVDPTPQVVQDALKAASDSSGYPTTIGTPAVRQAAIDWLERCHGVTGLGPDGVLPVVGSKELIGSIALHLGVGAGDLIVYPELAYPTYEVGAALAGARALASDSLTALGPARSGADRPRILWLNSPSNPTGKVLPREHLRKVVEWCRERGTILISDECYIECAWEGEKPLSILHPSVSGGSHDGLLIVHSLSKRSNLAGYRCAFVAGDESLVGELLAVRKNLGLMVPGPIQAAMTAALCDDAHAREQHARYAARRAKLRDALVHAGFVIDHSEASLYLWARRLTDGTGEDCWATVDWLAERGILAAPGEFYGSAGREHVRIAFTATDERVDAAVERLTAG; this is translated from the coding sequence TTGACTGAGGTACGAGCCCCTCATCAGGCTCAGGAGAGCCCCCTGCGTGCCACGACGGCCGTCTCGGGCAGGCTCCCCGACTATCCGTGGGACAAGCTGACCGCCTACGCCGCCAAGGCTCGCCAGCACCCCGGCGGCGTCGTCGACCTCTCGGTCGGGACGCCCGTGGACCCGACGCCCCAGGTCGTCCAGGACGCCCTCAAGGCGGCGTCGGACTCCTCGGGCTACCCGACGACCATCGGCACCCCGGCCGTCCGCCAGGCGGCGATCGACTGGCTCGAGCGCTGCCACGGCGTCACCGGGCTCGGCCCCGACGGTGTGCTGCCGGTGGTGGGCTCCAAGGAGCTGATCGGCTCGATCGCGCTGCACCTCGGCGTCGGAGCCGGTGATCTGATCGTCTACCCGGAGCTGGCCTACCCGACCTACGAGGTCGGGGCGGCGCTGGCCGGCGCGCGCGCCCTCGCCAGCGATTCGTTGACGGCGCTGGGCCCCGCGCGCTCGGGTGCTGACCGGCCGCGGATCCTGTGGCTCAACAGCCCCAGCAACCCGACCGGGAAGGTGCTGCCCCGCGAGCACCTGCGCAAGGTGGTGGAGTGGTGCCGGGAGCGGGGGACCATCCTCATCTCCGACGAGTGCTACATCGAGTGCGCGTGGGAGGGTGAGAAGCCCCTCTCGATCCTGCACCCCTCGGTGTCCGGCGGCTCCCACGACGGCCTGCTGATCGTGCACTCGCTGTCCAAGCGCTCCAACCTGGCCGGCTACCGTTGCGCCTTCGTCGCGGGTGACGAGTCGCTGGTCGGCGAGCTGCTGGCGGTGCGCAAGAACCTCGGCCTCATGGTGCCCGGCCCGATCCAGGCGGCGATGACGGCGGCGCTCTGCGACGATGCGCACGCCCGCGAGCAGCACGCCCGGTACGCCGCTCGCCGCGCGAAGCTGCGCGACGCGCTGGTGCACGCCGGGTTCGTCATCGATCACTCCGAGGCCTCGCTCTACCTGTGGGCACGGCGCCTGACCGACGGGACCGGCGAGGACTGCTGGGCCACGGTGGACTGGCTGGCCGAGCGCGGCATCCTGGCCGCTCCGGGTGAGTTCTACGGCAGCGCCGGTCGCGAGCACGTCCGGATCGCCTTCACCGCCACCGACGAGCGCGTCGACGCGGCGGTGGAGCGGCTCACAGCGGGTTGA
- a CDS encoding (deoxy)nucleoside triphosphate pyrophosphohydrolase yields MRTTVVAAAILRGDRLLACRRTAPPEAAGRWELPGGKVEAGETPEAALVREIGEELGCLVEVGEWLEATVAISETHELRAALCEVVAGEVRPREHDQIRWLGPDELDDVDWLEPDRPFIALIAGAGDGDPASLRAVFFDADDALAVEQTLLADGWSASRSRQRFQGEDDDEDHPWVVETNAPEFVVELLVDEYDGWLDVADPGADTSIAPEPLPDAPKRVKRPL; encoded by the coding sequence ATGCGAACGACGGTGGTGGCAGCGGCGATCCTGCGCGGCGACCGGTTGCTGGCGTGCCGCCGTACGGCGCCGCCGGAGGCCGCCGGCCGGTGGGAGCTCCCCGGCGGCAAGGTGGAGGCCGGCGAGACACCGGAGGCGGCGCTGGTGCGCGAGATCGGCGAGGAGCTCGGCTGCCTGGTCGAGGTCGGGGAGTGGCTCGAGGCGACCGTCGCGATCAGTGAGACCCACGAGCTGCGGGCGGCGCTGTGCGAGGTGGTCGCCGGCGAGGTCCGCCCGCGCGAGCACGACCAGATCCGCTGGCTGGGACCCGACGAGCTCGACGACGTCGACTGGCTCGAGCCGGACCGGCCCTTCATCGCACTGATCGCCGGAGCGGGCGACGGCGACCCGGCGAGCCTCAGGGCGGTCTTCTTCGACGCCGACGACGCCCTCGCCGTCGAGCAGACCCTGCTCGCGGACGGCTGGTCGGCGTCCCGGTCGCGCCAGCGCTTCCAGGGCGAGGACGACGACGAGGATCACCCGTGGGTGGTGGAGACGAACGCGCCGGAGTTCGTCGTGGAGCTGCTGGTCGACGAGTACGACGGCTGGCTGGATGTGGCCGATCCGGGAGCTGACACCTCGATCGCGCCGGAGCCGCTGCCGGACGCCCCGAAACGGGTGAAGCGGCCCCTCTAG
- a CDS encoding YidH family protein: MPTLPPRKPTFVYDVGEEPDPRFSLANERTFLAWVRTALAMLAGAVALHSLQLPATSWLRGVVVVLLLVVGAACTVLAYVRWARVERAMRLRQPLPHFSLGWLLTAAVVLVAVLLAFTLTL, encoded by the coding sequence ATGCCCACCCTTCCTCCCCGCAAGCCCACGTTCGTCTACGACGTCGGCGAGGAGCCCGACCCCCGGTTCAGCCTCGCCAACGAGCGCACGTTCCTGGCCTGGGTCCGGACGGCGCTGGCGATGCTGGCCGGCGCCGTCGCGCTGCACTCGCTGCAGCTGCCCGCGACCTCGTGGTTGCGCGGCGTCGTCGTCGTCCTGCTCCTGGTGGTCGGCGCCGCGTGCACCGTCCTGGCCTACGTCCGCTGGGCACGGGTCGAGCGGGCGATGCGGCTGCGCCAGCCGTTGCCGCACTTCTCGCTGGGGTGGCTGCTGACCGCCGCCGTGGTCCTGGTCGCGGTGCTGCTGGCCTTCACCCTCACCCTGTGA
- a CDS encoding GntR family transcriptional regulator, protein MPSIRRRSIFTTRLVNSAGRGQQPLVIDDMRRAILAGDEPPGTLIPIDAVATFFGVSPIPVREALKVLCGEGLVEHTPHVGYSVAMLTFEEFRELYDVRQALEASALREAVLRATAGDDASVREHHARMGEAIALGDERGHHAASRRFHMALIAPAGMPRLVHMYESAWNITEPARPMARVPRDGRVLFHDDHGAMLAAFIDRDGDRLVSAASRHYDHLRGAFDEFRDDPELFRQTSPRA, encoded by the coding sequence GTGCCGAGTATCCGCCGCCGTTCGATCTTCACCACCCGCCTGGTCAACAGCGCCGGGCGTGGTCAGCAGCCCCTGGTCATCGACGACATGCGGCGCGCCATCCTGGCCGGGGACGAGCCTCCGGGGACGCTGATCCCGATCGACGCCGTGGCCACGTTCTTCGGGGTCAGCCCGATACCGGTGCGCGAGGCGCTGAAGGTGCTGTGCGGCGAGGGCCTGGTCGAGCACACGCCCCACGTGGGCTACAGCGTCGCCATGCTCACCTTCGAGGAGTTCCGCGAGCTCTACGACGTCCGGCAGGCGCTGGAGGCCTCGGCCCTGCGCGAGGCGGTCCTGCGCGCCACCGCCGGGGACGACGCCTCGGTCCGCGAGCACCACGCCCGGATGGGCGAGGCCATCGCGCTGGGCGACGAGCGCGGCCACCACGCAGCCTCGCGGCGCTTCCACATGGCGCTGATCGCCCCGGCCGGCATGCCGCGGCTGGTGCACATGTACGAGTCGGCGTGGAACATCACCGAACCGGCGCGGCCGATGGCGCGGGTCCCGCGCGACGGCCGCGTGCTGTTCCACGACGACCACGGCGCGATGCTGGCGGCGTTCATCGACCGCGACGGGGACCGGCTGGTCAGCGCCGCCTCCCGGCACTACGACCACCTCCGCGGGGCGTTCGACGAGTTCCGCGACGATCCCGAGCTGTTCCGCCAGACCTCGCCTCGGGCGTAG
- a CDS encoding thioesterase family protein, producing MGAAFDRDICVNAVSQRPGGGGEFSAELSGGWIVGGGVNGGYLLATLGNAVRSTVPAKPDPFTISAYYLSASVPGPATITTRILRDGGSVATVAAELVQDGTARITALATYGDLAALPEEHRTTATPPDLPPREQCVPNTMAPEQVRTMAPMMERFEMLFHPDHIGWAVGEPSGRGVISAWFRLEDGREPDPLSLLTVVDLLPPVTFDLGRPGWAPTLELTVHVRALPAPGWLQVRHATRNVAGGMFEEDCEVWDSAGRLVAQSRQLARLPR from the coding sequence GTGGGCGCTGCATTCGACCGTGACATCTGCGTGAACGCCGTCTCCCAGCGACCGGGAGGTGGCGGCGAGTTCTCCGCCGAGCTCAGCGGCGGCTGGATCGTCGGCGGCGGGGTGAACGGGGGCTACCTGCTGGCCACGCTCGGCAACGCCGTGCGCTCGACGGTGCCGGCCAAGCCCGACCCGTTCACCATCAGCGCCTACTACCTCAGCGCCAGCGTGCCCGGGCCGGCCACGATCACCACCAGGATCCTGCGCGACGGCGGCTCGGTGGCGACGGTCGCGGCCGAGCTGGTCCAGGACGGGACCGCGCGGATCACGGCGCTGGCGACGTACGGCGACCTCGCAGCGCTGCCCGAGGAGCACCGGACCACCGCCACCCCGCCGGACCTGCCCCCGCGCGAGCAGTGCGTGCCCAACACGATGGCGCCCGAGCAGGTGCGCACGATGGCGCCGATGATGGAGCGCTTCGAGATGCTCTTCCACCCCGACCACATCGGGTGGGCGGTCGGCGAGCCCAGCGGACGCGGCGTCATCAGCGCCTGGTTCCGGCTCGAGGACGGCCGCGAGCCCGACCCGCTCAGCCTGCTGACAGTGGTCGACCTGCTGCCACCGGTGACCTTCGACCTCGGCCGGCCCGGCTGGGCGCCGACGCTCGAGCTGACGGTCCACGTCCGCGCCCTCCCCGCGCCCGGCTGGCTGCAGGTCCGCCATGCGACCCGCAATGTCGCAGGCGGGATGTTCGAGGAGGACTGCGAGGTCTGGGACAGCGCCGGTCGGCTGGTCGCGCAGTCGCGCCAGCTGGCCCGTCTGCCCCGCTGA
- a CDS encoding aspartate/glutamate racemase family protein, with the protein MRLLVVNPNTTASMTALIGECARAAVGPGVVVDVVNPTRGPESLESHFDEAIAVPHLLAEIAAGTSYDGFVIACFGDPGLLAARELASAPVIGIAEAGMRTAGYLGRRFSVVTTLARVVPHTRELAHRYGVAELCAGVHACELPVLALETDPATFARVLGACRTALATDGSDAIVLGCAGMADLCAKLSVELGVPVIDGVAAATAEAEKLARLGLSTGKRGEFAEPPVKRFA; encoded by the coding sequence ATGCGGCTCCTGGTCGTCAACCCGAACACGACGGCGTCGATGACCGCTCTGATCGGCGAGTGCGCTCGGGCCGCCGTCGGCCCTGGCGTCGTCGTCGACGTGGTCAACCCGACCCGGGGCCCGGAGTCGCTCGAGAGCCACTTCGACGAGGCGATCGCGGTGCCGCACCTGCTTGCCGAGATCGCGGCCGGCACCTCCTACGACGGCTTCGTGATCGCCTGCTTCGGCGACCCCGGCCTGCTCGCCGCCCGTGAGCTGGCCTCGGCGCCCGTCATCGGGATCGCCGAGGCCGGCATGCGCACGGCGGGCTACCTCGGGCGACGCTTCTCGGTGGTGACCACTCTCGCCCGCGTCGTCCCGCACACCCGGGAGCTGGCCCATCGGTACGGCGTCGCCGAGCTCTGCGCGGGTGTCCACGCCTGCGAGCTGCCGGTGCTCGCACTGGAGACCGACCCGGCGACGTTCGCTCGCGTGCTGGGGGCCTGTCGAACGGCGTTGGCGACCGATGGCTCGGATGCCATCGTGCTCGGCTGCGCCGGCATGGCAGACCTGTGTGCGAAGCTCAGCGTCGAGCTCGGCGTACCGGTGATCGACGGGGTCGCTGCGGCCACAGCCGAGGCCGAGAAGCTGGCGAGGCTCGGGCTGTCGACGGGCAAGCGCGGCGAGTTCGCCGAACCGCCGGTCAAGCGCTTCGCCTGA
- a CDS encoding NCS1 family nucleobase:cation symporter-1: MNQPELPDTVEAAGFPPGRGVPRRAYDPRLTNEDLAPLREQRWGSYNIFAFWMSDVHSVGGYATAGALFALGMNSLEVFVALMAGIAIVQVFCNLVAKPSQQAGVPYPVAARISFGVLGANIAAIIRGSIAIAWFGVQTFLAAKSLDIVFLKLFPGMESWDQHSFLGLSALGYLSYAILWVVQGLIFWRGMETIRRFIDFAGPAVYVVMVALCLYMLTKAHWNISLDFSSEHLHGWALVWAVLAGIATTVSYFSGPMLNFGDFSRYARSFDAVKRGNLLGLPFNFFFFSILSVVTTAATLPVYGRLITDPIDTVDQIGTTFAILVGGVTFVTATVGINIVANFISPAFDFSNVSPQRISWRMGGMIAAVGSVVLTPWNWYANDDAIFWTLGLLGALIGPLFGILIADFYLVRQQRIVVDDLFTLDPDGAYHYTNGYNPAAVKAVVIAGACSLASVLVPKLSGEAEWLSKYSWFVGCGVGLAAYYVLALAADVAGVRARRGLSRTTPAPAEA; this comes from the coding sequence ATGAACCAGCCCGAGCTTCCCGACACCGTCGAGGCCGCCGGCTTCCCGCCGGGCCGAGGCGTTCCCCGGCGCGCCTACGACCCGCGCCTGACCAACGAGGACCTCGCACCGTTGCGCGAGCAGCGGTGGGGCTCCTACAACATCTTCGCGTTCTGGATGTCCGACGTACACAGCGTCGGCGGCTACGCCACCGCGGGCGCGCTCTTCGCGCTCGGCATGAACAGCCTCGAGGTCTTCGTCGCCCTGATGGCCGGGATCGCGATCGTGCAGGTGTTCTGCAACCTGGTGGCCAAGCCGAGCCAGCAGGCGGGCGTGCCCTACCCGGTGGCGGCACGCATCTCCTTCGGCGTGCTCGGCGCGAACATCGCCGCGATCATCCGCGGCTCGATCGCCATCGCCTGGTTCGGCGTCCAGACCTTCCTGGCCGCCAAGTCGCTGGACATCGTGTTCCTCAAGCTCTTCCCCGGGATGGAGAGCTGGGACCAGCACTCCTTCCTCGGCCTGTCGGCGCTGGGCTACCTCAGCTACGCGATCCTGTGGGTCGTCCAGGGGCTGATCTTCTGGCGCGGAATGGAGACGATCCGCCGGTTCATCGACTTCGCCGGGCCGGCGGTCTACGTCGTGATGGTGGCGCTGTGCCTCTACATGCTGACCAAGGCGCACTGGAACATCAGCCTCGACTTCAGCAGCGAGCACCTGCACGGCTGGGCGTTGGTCTGGGCGGTCCTGGCGGGCATCGCCACCACCGTGTCCTACTTCTCCGGTCCGATGCTCAACTTCGGCGACTTCTCCCGGTACGCCCGCTCCTTCGACGCGGTCAAGCGCGGCAACCTGCTGGGCCTGCCGTTCAACTTCTTCTTCTTCAGCATCCTCTCGGTGGTCACCACCGCGGCGACGCTGCCGGTCTACGGCCGGCTCATCACCGACCCGATCGACACCGTCGACCAGATCGGCACCACCTTCGCCATCCTGGTCGGCGGCGTGACCTTCGTGACCGCGACGGTCGGCATCAACATCGTGGCCAACTTCATCAGCCCGGCGTTCGACTTCTCCAACGTCTCCCCGCAGCGGATCTCGTGGCGGATGGGCGGCATGATCGCCGCCGTCGGGTCCGTGGTGCTGACGCCGTGGAACTGGTACGCCAACGACGACGCCATCTTCTGGACCTTGGGCCTGCTCGGCGCGCTGATCGGCCCGCTCTTCGGCATCCTCATCGCCGACTTCTACCTGGTGCGCCAGCAGCGGATCGTGGTCGACGACCTGTTCACGCTCGACCCCGACGGCGCCTACCACTACACGAACGGCTACAACCCCGCCGCGGTGAAGGCCGTCGTCATCGCGGGAGCCTGCTCGCTGGCCTCGGTCCTGGTGCCGAAGCTCAGCGGCGAGGCGGAGTGGCTCTCGAAGTACAGCTGGTTCGTCGGCTGCGGGGTGGGGCTGGCCGCCTACTACGTGCTCGCCCTGGCGGCCGACGTCGCGGGCGTACGCGCCCGTCGCGGCCTGAGCCGCACCACGCCGGCACCGGCCGAGGCCTGA
- the fdxA gene encoding ferredoxin, translated as MTYVISQPCVDVKDRACVDECPVDCIYEGKRMLYIHPDECVDCGACEPVCPVEAIFYEDDVPEQWKDYYDANVKFFDDLGSPGGAAKMGEIDKDAAFVAALEPQNQDH; from the coding sequence ATGACCTACGTCATCTCCCAGCCCTGTGTCGACGTCAAGGACCGGGCCTGTGTCGACGAGTGCCCCGTGGACTGCATCTACGAGGGCAAGCGGATGCTCTACATCCACCCCGACGAGTGTGTCGACTGCGGCGCGTGCGAGCCGGTGTGCCCGGTCGAGGCGATCTTCTACGAGGACGACGTGCCGGAGCAGTGGAAGGACTACTACGACGCGAACGTCAAGTTCTTCGACGACCTCGGCTCCCCGGGCGGTGCCGCCAAGATGGGCGAGATCGACAAGGACGCCGCCTTCGTGGCAGCGCTCGAGCCGCAGAACCAGGACCACTGA